A single window of Archangium gephyra DNA harbors:
- a CDS encoding retron system putative HNH endonuclease: MRPIIKGAEPAEFAAWKKRRATHKQPPWDSTEEDWLKAKSQVKEALLNEQGFVCCYCEQRIEYSNAHIEHLESRHTAPKRVFDHANLLASCTKKSHCGSLKGSKALRVHPLMPDCREHFVFTSNGNVRPTDNPARRSVAEEAITVLGLGISTLNAQRKSAITGFTQALNGMDPEQAREALSRIDTRDEQGQNRPFASAILSVFSPRPPTHATPNTSGA; this comes from the coding sequence ATGAGACCGATCATCAAGGGCGCTGAGCCTGCGGAGTTCGCGGCTTGGAAGAAGCGCAGAGCAACCCACAAGCAGCCTCCTTGGGACAGCACCGAGGAGGACTGGCTCAAGGCCAAGTCCCAGGTCAAGGAGGCACTCCTGAACGAACAGGGCTTCGTCTGCTGCTATTGCGAGCAGAGGATCGAATATTCGAATGCGCATATCGAGCATCTGGAATCGCGCCACACTGCCCCGAAGCGCGTTTTCGATCACGCCAACCTCCTGGCCTCCTGCACCAAGAAGAGCCACTGCGGCTCGCTCAAGGGAAGCAAAGCACTTCGGGTTCACCCGCTCATGCCTGACTGCCGGGAGCACTTCGTCTTCACCAGCAATGGGAACGTGCGGCCCACGGACAATCCAGCGCGTCGGTCGGTAGCCGAAGAAGCCATCACTGTCTTGGGACTGGGCATCAGTACGCTGAATGCTCAGCGAAAGAGCGCCATTACCGGTTTCACCCAGGCATTGAACGGCATGGATCCGGAGCAGGCACGCGAGGCACTGTCGCGTATCGATACACGGGATGAGCAGGGGCAGAATCGGCCCTTCGCGAGTGCCATCCTCTCCGTGTTCTCGCCCCGCCCGCCTACACACGCCACTCCCAACACCTCCGGGGCATGA
- a CDS encoding AAA family ATPase: MSVKMMRVQRLELTHFRGIRNLTLDFPENVTVLVGVNGAGKTSILEALRASLALLLQRARKGVGKDVVGGDLLHSLQKNLINQGVLVHELSRYIQESDIQVGQRDLSLTINTRTDRGDLTWSITGQSTLPGEIALSGNWNELAELASKLAADVSADPLTAVPLAIYYAAGRGANRDEPPSKEADVQNQLAAYEHALTGSGLSSSSAFVSWFRRREDYENEKRLDDATFRDSQLEAVRRAVEELLPGFSAPRIRRQPMRMVVRKGDTEVDIKHLSDGERYLLTLGADIARRLALANPTAARPELCSAIVLIDEIETHLHPSWQRRVVPALTRAFPNSQFIITTHSPQVLSEVRPECIYLLRHEDGELRAIHPDASFGRDSNRILEDVMGADERPSEIKQKLSDYFHLMDQGRMDEARSLRQELESLIGSDEPEFTRADAILRTRELLSR; encoded by the coding sequence ATGTCGGTGAAGATGATGCGGGTCCAGCGGCTCGAGTTGACCCACTTTCGTGGCATCCGGAACCTCACGCTCGACTTCCCCGAGAACGTGACCGTGCTCGTTGGGGTGAACGGAGCAGGCAAGACGTCGATTCTCGAAGCACTCCGTGCGTCCCTCGCGCTGCTATTACAGAGGGCCCGGAAGGGTGTCGGCAAAGATGTCGTAGGCGGCGACCTGCTACATTCGCTTCAGAAAAACCTTATCAACCAGGGAGTGCTAGTCCATGAGCTCTCACGCTATATCCAGGAGAGTGATATCCAGGTTGGACAAAGAGACTTATCTTTAACTATCAATACGCGCACTGATAGGGGTGACTTGACTTGGAGCATTACAGGACAATCGACGCTCCCTGGAGAGATTGCGCTGAGCGGTAATTGGAATGAACTCGCCGAGCTTGCCTCGAAGTTGGCTGCTGATGTGTCCGCTGATCCGCTCACCGCGGTTCCGCTGGCCATCTACTATGCCGCCGGGCGCGGTGCGAATCGAGACGAGCCGCCCTCCAAGGAGGCAGACGTCCAGAACCAGCTCGCCGCTTACGAGCATGCTCTCACCGGGTCCGGTCTTTCCTCCTCTTCAGCTTTCGTTTCCTGGTTCCGACGGCGCGAGGACTATGAAAACGAAAAGCGGCTTGATGACGCAACGTTCCGGGATTCTCAACTCGAGGCCGTGCGGCGTGCTGTTGAGGAATTGCTACCCGGATTCAGTGCCCCTCGTATCCGGCGGCAGCCCATGCGCATGGTCGTCCGCAAGGGTGACACAGAAGTCGATATCAAGCATCTCTCGGATGGAGAGAGATACCTGCTGACCCTGGGCGCGGATATCGCCAGGCGGCTGGCCCTGGCCAACCCCACAGCCGCTCGACCCGAGTTGTGCAGCGCGATCGTCCTCATCGATGAGATCGAAACGCATCTACATCCCTCCTGGCAGCGCCGGGTCGTTCCCGCCCTGACACGTGCATTCCCCAATAGCCAGTTCATCATCACCACCCACTCGCCACAGGTCCTGAGCGAAGTCCGCCCCGAGTGCATCTACCTGCTCCGTCATGAGGATGGTGAGCTCCGAGCGATACATCCCGATGCCTCGTTCGGCCGCGATTCCAACCGGATCCTCGAAGACGTCATGGGTGCCGACGAGCGGCCGAGTGAGATCAAGCAGAAGCTGAGCGACTACTTCCATCTCATGGATCAGGGAAGAATGGACGAAGCCCGCTCACTCCGGCAGGAGCTCGAATCGCTCATCGGCTCGGATGAGCCCGAGTTCACCCGAGCCGACGCCATCCTACGCACCCGGGAGTTGCTCTCCCGATGA
- the mfd gene encoding transcription-repair coupling factor — protein sequence MDTPFTQKLGGEALGMPPVAGDPFARVLELLRPGQRVRTQGLQGAARGHALARLTRTLKAPLVCIATDEEAADALANDLAFFLGGKGTPFEPHVLRLPADEVLPYDELSPDADTVADRLGALFHLSQGTRFPAIVLSMRGLLRRVLPPQVMKELSERIGVGQDFDRDELARKLANMGYQSSPLVEDLGTFSVRGGLIDVFSPLYEKPVRIEFFGDTIESIRAFDPETQRTVDTLKEIILLPAREVIFSEQTRVRAEAAAREVADRINLPTTKLRERLEAIREGLPGFGLEGLLPGFFEGGLGTLFDYLRLWHPEPLFYLDDPMGLERMAEDLWTEVERSAAAADAEQELTYPPLEHFLTREQAERQLEAFRVLEGGGLSLTQGEAPPVLFPFGTTQDVREAILAHHGEEGALTPLIERLQRWRDTRIACAVACGSLSQADRLKHLLLDRNVMVRVHPGPLEDAATLFEPSVFAHLFTGEVSHGFVDGAGGLAVLSDEEIFGARARRRQRRSKNLDAFASGFKDLKEGDIIVHTDFGLGRYAGLTKMQVNGVPGDFLVLEYAGKDKIYLPVSRMRLIQKFTGGDPTKVTLDKLGTTSWEKTKKRVKEQLLKMAADLLTIAAARRAHAGHAFSAPDRYFAQFEADFDFEETPDQAKAIEDVLSDMQKTEPMDRLVCGDVGYGKTEVAMRAAFKATLDRKQVAVLVPTTVLAQQHYLSFKKRFKDYPVVVDVISGMKKPAEVREILKRAKEGKVDILIGTHKLLGGDVTFKDLGLLVVDEEQRFGVKHKEQIKKLRALVDVLTLSATPIPRTLHMAMSGVREMSIIATPPQDRRSIRTFVLKFDEQTIKEAIEREIARGGQVFFVHNRVESLPSMEEMLKRLVPNVSVGVAHGQMGEGQLEKAMLEFTEKKHQVLLCTSIIESGIDISSANTMIVNRADTFGLAQLYQLRGRVGRSKERAYAYLLVPTRRVVTKDAQRRLEVLQRFTELGAGFSIASHDLEIRGAGNLLGSEQSGSISAIGFDLYAQLLEEAVAEVRGEAPRVQIEPEITMPLPALIPDDYVPDVHQRLVFYKRFSQASNPDEVQDLRSELVDRFGEAPDEVDNLSEQTLLKIDMRDLRLRALEGGPGRLVVTLGADALLDGMKVAGLVQRSKGVYRLTPDMKLVVKLGAEVRGPSLIAEARKVLRDLHTCALPEA from the coding sequence ATGGACACTCCTTTTACGCAGAAGCTTGGTGGGGAGGCGCTCGGCATGCCTCCCGTGGCAGGGGACCCTTTCGCCCGGGTGCTGGAGTTGCTGCGCCCGGGGCAGCGTGTCCGCACGCAAGGCCTCCAGGGCGCCGCTCGGGGCCACGCGCTCGCCCGGCTGACACGCACCCTGAAGGCGCCGCTCGTCTGCATCGCCACGGACGAGGAGGCCGCGGATGCCCTCGCCAATGACCTCGCCTTCTTCCTCGGGGGCAAGGGCACGCCCTTCGAGCCCCACGTCCTGCGCCTGCCGGCCGACGAGGTGCTCCCCTACGACGAGCTCTCGCCGGATGCGGATACCGTCGCGGACCGGCTCGGAGCCCTCTTCCACCTGAGCCAGGGCACGCGCTTTCCCGCGATCGTGCTCTCCATGCGCGGCCTGCTGCGCCGGGTGTTGCCCCCCCAGGTGATGAAGGAGCTCTCCGAGCGCATCGGCGTGGGGCAGGACTTCGATCGGGACGAGCTGGCGCGGAAGCTCGCCAACATGGGCTACCAGAGCAGCCCGCTCGTCGAGGACCTGGGCACCTTCTCCGTGCGGGGTGGCCTCATCGACGTCTTCAGCCCACTCTACGAGAAGCCCGTCCGCATCGAGTTCTTCGGCGACACCATCGAGTCCATCCGCGCCTTCGATCCGGAGACGCAGCGCACGGTGGACACGCTCAAGGAGATCATCCTCCTGCCGGCGCGCGAGGTCATCTTCTCCGAGCAGACGCGCGTGCGCGCCGAGGCCGCGGCCCGCGAGGTGGCGGACCGCATCAACCTGCCCACCACGAAGCTGCGCGAGCGCCTGGAGGCCATCCGCGAGGGCCTGCCCGGCTTCGGCCTGGAGGGCCTGCTGCCCGGCTTCTTCGAGGGAGGCCTGGGCACCCTCTTCGACTACCTGCGCCTGTGGCACCCCGAGCCGCTCTTCTACCTGGACGATCCCATGGGGCTCGAGCGCATGGCCGAGGACCTGTGGACGGAGGTGGAGCGCTCGGCCGCGGCGGCCGACGCGGAGCAGGAGCTCACCTACCCGCCGCTGGAGCACTTCCTGACGCGCGAGCAGGCGGAGCGGCAGCTCGAGGCCTTCCGCGTGCTGGAGGGCGGAGGCCTGTCGCTCACCCAGGGCGAGGCGCCGCCGGTGCTCTTCCCCTTCGGCACGACGCAGGACGTGCGCGAGGCCATCCTCGCCCACCATGGTGAGGAGGGCGCGCTCACCCCGCTCATCGAGCGGCTCCAGCGCTGGCGCGACACGCGGATTGCGTGCGCGGTGGCCTGCGGCAGCCTCAGCCAGGCGGACCGGCTCAAGCACCTGCTGTTGGACCGGAACGTGATGGTGCGCGTCCATCCGGGGCCGCTGGAGGACGCCGCCACGCTCTTCGAGCCCTCCGTCTTCGCGCACCTCTTCACGGGCGAGGTGAGCCACGGCTTCGTGGACGGCGCGGGCGGCCTCGCCGTGCTCTCGGACGAGGAGATCTTCGGAGCGCGGGCACGCCGGAGGCAGAGACGCTCGAAGAACCTGGATGCCTTCGCCTCGGGCTTCAAGGACCTGAAGGAAGGCGACATCATCGTCCACACCGACTTCGGACTGGGCCGTTACGCGGGCCTGACGAAGATGCAGGTGAACGGGGTGCCCGGGGACTTCCTCGTCCTGGAGTACGCGGGGAAGGACAAGATCTACCTCCCGGTGAGCCGCATGCGGCTCATCCAGAAGTTCACCGGTGGGGATCCCACCAAGGTGACGCTGGACAAGCTGGGGACGACGTCCTGGGAGAAGACGAAGAAGCGGGTGAAGGAGCAGCTGCTGAAGATGGCGGCGGATCTGCTCACCATCGCGGCGGCGCGGCGGGCGCACGCGGGCCACGCCTTCAGCGCGCCGGACCGGTACTTCGCCCAGTTCGAGGCGGACTTCGACTTCGAGGAGACGCCGGACCAGGCCAAGGCCATCGAGGACGTGCTCAGCGACATGCAGAAGACCGAGCCGATGGACCGGCTCGTCTGCGGTGACGTGGGCTACGGCAAGACGGAGGTGGCGATGCGCGCCGCCTTCAAGGCCACGCTGGACCGCAAGCAGGTGGCGGTGCTGGTGCCCACGACGGTGCTGGCCCAGCAGCACTACCTGTCCTTCAAGAAGCGCTTCAAGGACTACCCGGTGGTGGTGGATGTCATCTCCGGGATGAAGAAGCCCGCCGAGGTGCGGGAGATCCTCAAGCGCGCCAAGGAAGGCAAGGTGGACATCCTCATCGGCACGCACAAGCTGCTGGGTGGGGACGTGACCTTCAAGGACCTGGGGCTGCTCGTGGTGGACGAGGAGCAGCGCTTCGGGGTGAAGCACAAGGAGCAGATCAAGAAGCTGCGCGCGCTGGTGGACGTGCTCACGCTGTCGGCGACGCCGATTCCGCGCACGTTGCACATGGCCATGTCGGGCGTGCGCGAGATGAGCATCATCGCCACCCCGCCCCAGGACCGGCGTTCCATCCGCACCTTCGTGCTGAAGTTCGACGAGCAGACCATCAAGGAGGCCATCGAGCGGGAGATCGCCCGCGGGGGCCAGGTCTTCTTCGTGCACAACCGGGTGGAGTCGCTGCCCTCGATGGAGGAGATGCTCAAGCGGCTGGTGCCGAACGTCTCGGTGGGCGTGGCGCACGGGCAGATGGGCGAGGGCCAGCTCGAGAAGGCGATGCTGGAGTTCACCGAGAAGAAGCACCAGGTGCTGCTGTGCACCAGCATCATCGAGAGCGGCATCGACATCTCGAGCGCCAACACGATGATCGTCAACCGGGCGGACACGTTCGGCCTGGCGCAGCTCTACCAGCTGCGAGGGCGCGTGGGCCGCTCGAAGGAGCGCGCGTACGCGTACCTGCTGGTGCCGACACGGCGGGTGGTGACGAAGGACGCGCAGCGGCGCCTGGAGGTGTTGCAACGCTTCACGGAGCTGGGCGCGGGCTTCTCCATCGCGAGCCACGACCTGGAGATTCGAGGCGCGGGCAACCTGCTGGGCTCCGAGCAGTCGGGCTCCATCTCGGCGATTGGTTTCGACCTGTACGCGCAGCTGCTGGAGGAGGCGGTGGCCGAGGTGCGGGGCGAGGCGCCGAGGGTGCAGATCGAGCCGGAGATCACGATGCCGCTCCCCGCGCTCATTCCAGACGACTACGTGCCGGACGTGCACCAGCGGCTGGTCTTCTACAAACGCTTCAGCCAGGCGAGCAATCCGGACGAGGTGCAGGACCTGCGCTCGGAGCTGGTGGACCGCTTCGGCGAGGCGCCGGACGAGGTGGACAACCTCTCGGAGCAGACGCTGCTGAAGATCGACATGAGGGACTTGAGGCTGCGCGCGCTGGAGGGAGGCCCGGGCCGGCTGGTGGTGACGCTGGGCGCGGACGCGCTGCTGGACGGGATGAAGGTGGCGGGGCTGGTGCAGCGCTCCAAGGGCGTCTACCGGCTCACCCCGGACATGAAGCTGGTGGTGAAGCTGGGCGCCGAGGTCCGGGGCCCGTCGCTCATCGCCGAGGCCCGGAAGGTGCTGCGCGACCTGCACACCTGCGCGCTGCCGGAGGCGTGA
- a CDS encoding c-type cytochrome, with protein sequence MKTRLALLLSLSLASAAHAEDSVAEIWTAKCKSCHGPDGRAQTQMGKKEAIVDMSQPAWQQAQTDADIREAIAEGSPRNKKMKPYKDKLTPQQIDALVAYIRGMKKG encoded by the coding sequence ATGAAGACCCGTCTCGCCCTGCTGCTCTCCCTCTCGCTGGCCAGCGCCGCCCACGCCGAGGACTCCGTCGCCGAGATCTGGACGGCCAAGTGCAAGTCCTGCCACGGACCGGATGGCCGGGCGCAGACCCAGATGGGGAAGAAGGAGGCCATCGTCGACATGTCCCAGCCGGCCTGGCAGCAGGCGCAGACCGACGCCGACATCCGCGAGGCCATCGCCGAGGGCTCCCCGCGCAACAAGAAGATGAAGCCCTACAAGGACAAGCTGACCCCGCAGCAGATCGACGCCCTTGTCGCCTACATCCGCGGAATGAAGAAGGGCTGA
- a CDS encoding P-II family nitrogen regulator, whose amino-acid sequence MKKIEAIIKPFKLDDVKDALHEVGVLGLTAVEVKGFGRQKGHTELYKGAEYVVDFLPKVKVEVVVDDEMVTRVVDAIVRAARSGPEGKIGDGKIFVLPVDEAVRIRTGERGSDAL is encoded by the coding sequence GTGAAGAAGATCGAAGCCATCATCAAGCCGTTCAAGCTGGACGACGTGAAGGACGCCCTCCACGAGGTGGGCGTGCTCGGGCTGACGGCGGTGGAGGTGAAGGGCTTCGGCCGGCAGAAGGGCCACACGGAGCTCTACAAGGGCGCCGAGTACGTGGTGGACTTCCTGCCCAAGGTGAAGGTGGAGGTGGTGGTGGACGACGAGATGGTGACGCGCGTGGTGGACGCCATCGTGCGCGCGGCCCGCTCGGGCCCCGAGGGGAAGATTGGTGACGGGAAGATCTTCGTCCTGCCGGTGGACGAGGCCGTGCGCATCCGCACGGGGGAACGGGGCAGCGACGCGCTGTGA
- a CDS encoding bifunctional glycosyltransferase/class I SAM-dependent methyltransferase, producing the protein MSQSLSFVIPYTPASAADASRFAHNLAARGTEVILAGDGPVDAPSRPHVHVLSGLSGKGAAIRAALGRVTGDITILQDADAAYSLEACEALCRPIREDAADAVFGSRRVPKLDAEQLADKALGHVTRFVTDVSLEDPLCGQRAFRTEALKSVSLTSEDDSVDAEIVVKLSAQLYRLAEVPVTLDAAPRRPLGAQLARLRTLMRYATVQNDADNQHEGYTTLERMDGANNYNAWLGQRFREHLGRRVLEIGAGIGTITEKLEPGLELLIALEVDRFYVDRLKNKFRGRPHVRPYLSDVALADWESLKAERLDTIVLSNVLEHIPDDASAVRRFRQILPVGGKVVVLVPALPQLFGSIDEAVGHHRRYTPEALRRVLEGNGFEVDTLEWMNLVGIPGWFMNSRVMRRRSVPKLQLKVYDRIAPYLAKAESQVKLPVGMSLFAVARATGGAE; encoded by the coding sequence GTGAGCCAGTCCCTCTCATTCGTCATTCCCTACACGCCCGCCTCCGCCGCGGACGCCTCCCGCTTCGCCCACAACCTCGCCGCGCGCGGCACCGAGGTCATCCTCGCCGGGGACGGGCCGGTGGACGCGCCCTCCCGGCCCCACGTGCATGTGCTCTCCGGGCTGTCCGGAAAGGGAGCGGCCATCCGGGCGGCGCTCGGCCGGGTGACGGGCGACATCACCATCCTGCAGGACGCGGACGCGGCCTACTCGCTGGAGGCCTGCGAGGCGCTGTGCCGGCCCATCCGCGAGGACGCGGCGGACGCCGTCTTCGGCAGCCGGCGGGTGCCGAAGCTCGACGCGGAGCAGCTGGCGGACAAGGCCCTGGGGCATGTCACCCGCTTCGTCACGGACGTGTCGCTGGAGGATCCGCTCTGCGGCCAGCGCGCCTTCCGCACCGAGGCGCTCAAGTCCGTGTCGCTCACCAGCGAGGACGACTCGGTGGACGCGGAGATCGTCGTGAAGCTGTCGGCGCAGCTCTACCGGCTGGCGGAAGTGCCGGTGACGCTGGACGCGGCGCCTCGCCGGCCGCTGGGCGCGCAGCTGGCGCGGCTGCGCACGCTGATGCGCTACGCCACGGTGCAGAACGACGCGGACAACCAGCACGAGGGCTACACCACGCTGGAGCGCATGGACGGCGCCAACAACTACAACGCGTGGCTGGGCCAGCGCTTCCGCGAGCACCTGGGCCGGCGCGTGCTGGAGATTGGCGCGGGCATCGGCACCATCACCGAGAAGCTGGAGCCGGGCCTGGAGCTGCTCATTGCGCTCGAGGTGGACCGCTTCTACGTGGACCGGCTGAAGAACAAGTTCCGGGGCCGGCCGCACGTGCGGCCGTACCTGTCGGACGTGGCGCTCGCGGACTGGGAGTCCCTCAAGGCCGAGCGGCTGGACACCATCGTGCTGTCCAACGTGCTGGAGCACATTCCGGACGACGCCTCGGCGGTGCGCCGCTTCCGCCAGATTCTCCCCGTGGGCGGCAAGGTGGTGGTGCTGGTGCCGGCGCTGCCGCAGCTCTTCGGCTCCATCGACGAGGCGGTGGGGCACCACCGGCGCTACACGCCGGAGGCCCTGCGCCGGGTGCTGGAGGGCAACGGCTTCGAAGTGGACACGCTCGAGTGGATGAACCTGGTGGGGATTCCGGGCTGGTTCATGAACAGCCGGGTGATGCGCCGCCGCTCGGTGCCGAAACTGCAGCTCAAGGTGTATGACCGGATCGCTCCGTACTTGGCGAAGGCCGAGAGTCAGGTGAAGCTGCCGGTGGGCATGAGCCTCTTCGCGGTGGCGCGCGCCACTGGAGGTGCCGAGTGA